From a single Pseudomonas triticicola genomic region:
- a CDS encoding MFS transporter: MTSLTVPAPLAATSPATAAAPAVFGARIIIGLVGVLLAVLVSGLNEMVTKVALADIRGALHIGYDEGTWLVASYTATSVAAMAFAPWCSVTFSLRRFTLCAIGLFTLLGVLCPFAPNYESLLLMRILQGLAGGALPPMLMTVALRFLPANIKLYGLAGYALTATFGPGLGTPLAGLWTEYVGWQWTFWQIIVPCLIAMAAVAYGLPQDPLRLERLKSFNWKGLLLGFPAICMLVIGLLQGNRLDWFESNLICGLLGAGSLLLVAFLINEWSQPIPFFKLQMLGIRNLLFALITLAGVLIVLLAVVLIPSSYLAQVQGYRPAQTAPIMLIAALPQLIALPLVAALCNLRWVDCRWVLGIGLGMLALSCLGGSHLTSAWIRDDFYVLQWLQIFGQPMAVLPLLMLSTGSITPMEGPFASAWFNTVKGLAAVVATGVIEALTTARLHFHSTMLVDSLGNSPLADHSDPGLAHRVHEQAVVLTSSDLYLCMAGVAVALILLIFWLPTRIYPPRAPT, translated from the coding sequence ATGACATCCCTGACGGTCCCGGCGCCTCTCGCCGCGACCAGCCCGGCGACGGCGGCTGCGCCTGCGGTGTTCGGGGCGCGGATCATCATTGGTCTGGTCGGCGTGCTGTTGGCCGTGCTGGTCTCGGGCCTCAACGAGATGGTCACCAAAGTCGCACTCGCCGATATTCGCGGCGCGCTGCACATCGGCTACGACGAAGGCACTTGGCTGGTCGCCAGCTACACGGCCACGTCGGTCGCGGCCATGGCCTTCGCGCCGTGGTGCTCGGTGACCTTCTCGCTGCGCCGCTTCACCCTCTGCGCCATCGGTCTGTTTACCCTGCTCGGCGTGCTGTGCCCGTTCGCCCCGAACTACGAAAGTCTGCTGCTGATGCGCATCCTCCAAGGTCTCGCCGGCGGTGCATTGCCGCCGATGCTGATGACCGTCGCGCTGCGCTTTCTCCCGGCGAACATCAAACTGTACGGACTGGCCGGCTACGCACTGACCGCGACTTTCGGCCCGGGGCTCGGCACGCCGCTGGCCGGTCTGTGGACTGAATACGTCGGCTGGCAATGGACCTTCTGGCAGATCATCGTGCCGTGCCTGATCGCCATGGCCGCAGTGGCTTACGGATTGCCCCAGGATCCGCTGCGCTTGGAGCGCCTCAAGTCGTTCAACTGGAAAGGCCTGCTGCTGGGCTTTCCGGCGATCTGCATGCTGGTGATCGGTCTGTTGCAGGGCAATCGACTGGACTGGTTCGAGTCGAACCTGATCTGTGGATTACTCGGTGCCGGTTCGCTGCTGCTGGTGGCATTTCTGATCAACGAATGGTCGCAGCCGATTCCGTTTTTCAAGCTGCAGATGCTCGGCATCCGCAACCTGTTGTTTGCGTTGATCACCCTCGCCGGGGTGCTGATCGTGCTGCTGGCGGTGGTGTTGATTCCGTCGAGTTATCTGGCGCAGGTCCAGGGTTATCGGCCGGCGCAAACCGCGCCGATCATGCTCATCGCGGCGCTGCCGCAATTGATCGCGCTGCCGCTGGTGGCCGCGTTGTGCAACTTGCGCTGGGTCGATTGCCGCTGGGTGCTCGGCATTGGGCTGGGCATGCTCGCGCTGTCCTGCCTGGGCGGTTCGCACCTGACTTCGGCGTGGATTCGCGATGATTTCTACGTCCTGCAATGGCTACAGATTTTCGGCCAGCCGATGGCGGTGTTGCCGCTGTTGATGTTGTCGACCGGCAGTATCACGCCGATGGAAGGACCGTTCGCGTCGGCGTGGTTCAACACCGTCAAAGGCCTTGCCGCCGTGGTCGCCACCGGCGTCATCGAAGCGCTGACCACCGCGCGCCTGCATTTTCATTCGACCATGTTGGTCGACAGCCTCGGCAATTCGCCGCTGGCCGATCACAGCGATCCGGGCCTCGCTCACCGCGTGCATGAGCAGGCGGTGGTGCTGACTTCGTCCGATTTGTACCTGTGCATGGCCGGCGTCGCCGTGGCGTTGATTCTGCTGATTTTCTGGCTGCCGACGCGGATTTATCCGCCGCGCGCGCCGACCTGA
- a CDS encoding LysR family transcriptional regulator, whose product MQLPDMNLLVALDALLDEGSVVGAARRMNLSPAAMSRTLTRIREAIGDPILVRAGRGLVPTPKALELREQVRDVVEQAALLFRSADSVELGTLRRRFSIRANDFFVGVYGGKLFDTLDQLAPHCELRFVPEGDGDDEALREGRIDLSVSNTRPLTPEVKVQNLFSTHFVGLVRENHPLLDGEITAERYAGFSHISMSRRGIARGPIDTALNALGLERRVAVIAPSFHAAMFALPDSDLILPVPKEALLSVRRLGLKLRSFDLPIPLPMLMLTQAWHPRFDKDPAHRWLRETLKTCCDETWLAAQP is encoded by the coding sequence ATGCAACTCCCGGATATGAACCTTCTGGTCGCCCTCGATGCCTTGCTCGACGAGGGCAGTGTGGTCGGTGCGGCGCGGCGGATGAACCTCAGCCCGGCGGCCATGAGTCGCACGCTGACGCGGATTCGCGAAGCCATCGGCGATCCGATTCTGGTGCGCGCCGGGCGGGGGCTGGTGCCGACACCCAAAGCGCTTGAGCTGCGCGAGCAGGTGCGCGATGTGGTCGAGCAGGCGGCGCTGCTGTTTCGCTCCGCCGACAGCGTCGAGCTGGGTACCTTGCGTCGACGCTTCAGCATTCGCGCCAATGATTTCTTCGTCGGCGTTTACGGCGGCAAGCTGTTCGACACCCTCGACCAACTCGCCCCGCATTGCGAATTGCGCTTCGTCCCGGAAGGCGATGGCGACGATGAGGCGCTGCGCGAAGGACGCATCGATCTGAGCGTCAGCAACACCCGTCCGCTCACGCCAGAAGTGAAGGTGCAGAACCTGTTTTCCACCCATTTCGTCGGCCTGGTGCGCGAAAATCATCCGTTGCTCGATGGCGAAATCACTGCCGAGCGCTACGCCGGTTTTTCCCACATCAGCATGTCGCGGCGTGGTATCGCTCGCGGCCCGATCGACACGGCGTTGAATGCGTTGGGGCTGGAGCGCCGGGTGGCGGTGATCGCGCCGAGTTTTCATGCGGCGATGTTTGCCTTGCCCGACTCGGACCTGATCCTGCCGGTGCCCAAAGAAGCGTTACTCAGCGTGCGGCGGCTGGGGCTGAAACTGCGTTCATTCGACCTGCCGATTCCGCTGCCCATGCTCATGCTGACCCAGGCCTGGCACCCGCGCTTCGACAAGGACCCGGCCCACCGCTGGCTGCGCGAAACCCTCAAGACCTGCTGCGATGAAACGTGGCTGGCGGCACAGCCGTAA
- a CDS encoding ABC transporter permease has translation MSHSSSVREEFETVLEPLTAVPVERELPLGTRLWQQGWLRKSLILIVLAIIWEVVARIQNNDLMLPSFLQTAHALFDGLLSGELLAKVWISLVVLIKGYLIGIVLAFALTTLAVSTQLGRDLLSTMTSMFNPLPAIALLPLALLWFGLGQNSLIFVLVHSVLWALALNTYAGFLGVSETLRMAGRNYGLKGLRLVLFILIPAALPSILAGLKIGWAFAWRTLIAAELVFGATSGKGGLGWYIFQNRNELYTDKVFAGLAVVILIGLLVENLVFATLERVTVKRWGMQR, from the coding sequence ATGAGCCATTCATCATCCGTGCGTGAAGAATTTGAAACCGTGCTCGAGCCGCTGACCGCAGTGCCGGTCGAGCGCGAATTGCCGCTTGGCACGCGCCTGTGGCAACAGGGCTGGCTGCGTAAAAGCCTGATCCTGATCGTGCTGGCGATCATTTGGGAAGTGGTCGCGCGGATTCAAAACAACGACTTGATGCTGCCGAGTTTTCTGCAAACCGCACATGCCTTGTTCGACGGGCTGCTCAGTGGCGAGTTGCTGGCCAAGGTGTGGATCTCGCTGGTGGTGCTGATCAAGGGCTACCTGATCGGCATCGTCCTCGCGTTCGCTCTGACGACATTGGCGGTCTCGACCCAGTTGGGACGTGATCTGCTCAGCACCATGACTTCAATGTTCAACCCGTTGCCGGCGATTGCCCTGCTGCCGCTGGCGCTGCTCTGGTTTGGCTTGGGCCAGAACAGCCTGATTTTCGTGCTGGTGCACTCGGTGTTGTGGGCGTTGGCGCTGAACACCTATGCCGGATTCCTCGGTGTGTCCGAGACGCTGCGCATGGCCGGGCGTAACTATGGCCTCAAGGGTTTGCGCCTGGTCTTGTTCATCCTGATCCCGGCGGCACTGCCGTCGATTCTCGCCGGTTTGAAGATTGGCTGGGCGTTTGCCTGGCGCACCTTGATCGCCGCCGAATTGGTGTTTGGCGCGACCAGCGGCAAGGGCGGGCTGGGCTGGTACATCTTCCAGAATCGCAATGAGCTGTACACCGACAAGGTGTTCGCCGGGCTGGCGGTGGTGATCCTGATTGGTTTGCTGGTGGAGAATCTGGTTTTTGCCACCCTTGAGCGGGTGACCGTCAAGCGCTGGGGTATGCAGCGCTGA
- a CDS encoding ABC transporter ATP-binding protein — protein MNAPLPGHAASNPIAHSEALLAVDQVSLEYRTPQRVVRATHQVSFAVDPADRFVLLGPSGCGKSTLLKAVAGFIQPCEGEIRLQGQRVDAPGPDRIVVFQEFDQLPPWKTVKQNVMFPLLASRTLNKKDAEERALHYLEKVGLAAFADAYPHTLSGGMKARVAIARALAMQPKILLMDEPFAALDALTRRKMQEELLLLWEEVRFTLLFVTHSIEEALVVGNRILLLSPHPGRVRAEVHSHQYDLHSLGGVAFQESARRIHRLLFDEGQAPETERDHHFNDIRIAY, from the coding sequence ATGAACGCCCCATTGCCAGGCCACGCGGCCAGCAACCCGATCGCCCACAGCGAAGCGTTGTTGGCCGTCGATCAGGTCAGCCTCGAATACCGCACGCCGCAGCGCGTGGTGCGCGCCACCCATCAAGTCAGTTTCGCCGTCGACCCGGCTGACCGGTTCGTCCTGCTTGGCCCGTCCGGTTGCGGGAAATCGACCTTGCTCAAGGCTGTCGCCGGATTCATCCAGCCTTGCGAAGGCGAGATCCGCCTGCAAGGCCAGCGCGTCGATGCGCCGGGGCCGGACCGCATTGTGGTGTTTCAGGAATTCGACCAGTTGCCGCCGTGGAAAACCGTGAAGCAGAACGTGATGTTCCCGCTGCTCGCCTCGCGCACCTTGAACAAGAAAGACGCCGAAGAACGCGCACTGCACTATCTGGAAAAGGTCGGCCTCGCTGCGTTCGCCGACGCCTATCCGCACACCTTGTCCGGCGGCATGAAAGCGCGGGTGGCGATCGCCCGGGCCTTGGCCATGCAACCGAAAATCCTCTTGATGGACGAACCCTTCGCTGCACTCGATGCGTTGACTCGCCGCAAGATGCAGGAGGAATTGCTGCTGCTCTGGGAAGAGGTGCGCTTCACCCTGCTGTTCGTCACCCATTCGATCGAAGAAGCCTTGGTGGTCGGCAATCGCATCCTCTTGCTGTCGCCGCATCCGGGGCGGGTGCGCGCCGAAGTGCACAGCCATCAATACGATCTGCACAGCCTCGGTGGTGTGGCGTTTCAGGAGTCGGCGCGGCGCATTCATCGTCTGCTGTTCGATGAGGGCCAGGCGCCGGAGACCGAACGTGATCACCACTTCAACGACATTCGCATCGCCTATTGA
- a CDS encoding TauD/TfdA dioxygenase family protein gives MSAATATESAATAAPPVFEIRPFSGAVGAEIVGLDLRRPVNDQDFARIHRAHLDHHVVVFRDQQITPQQQIDFSRRFGVLQIHVLKQFLLANHPEILIVSNIIENGQNIGLGDAGKFWHSDLSYKELPSLGSMLHAQELPAEGGDTLFADMHKAWDDLPAALRTAVEGRCAAHSYTARYSETKFEGNWRPTLTPEQLAQVAEVVHPVVRTHPENGRKALFVSEGFTTRIVGLPEDESRQLLGELFAHSVLPQNIYRHQWEPHDLVFWDNRSLIHLAAGCPAHLRRKLYRTTIQGDAPF, from the coding sequence ATGTCCGCCGCTACTGCCACCGAAAGCGCCGCAACTGCCGCGCCACCAGTTTTTGAAATTCGCCCCTTCAGCGGTGCCGTCGGCGCCGAGATCGTTGGCCTCGACCTGCGCCGGCCGGTCAATGATCAGGACTTCGCGCGGATTCATCGCGCGCACTTGGATCACCACGTCGTGGTCTTCCGCGATCAGCAGATCACCCCGCAACAGCAAATCGATTTCAGCCGCCGCTTCGGCGTGTTGCAGATCCACGTGCTCAAGCAATTCCTGCTGGCCAATCACCCGGAAATCCTCATCGTTTCCAACATTATCGAGAACGGCCAGAACATCGGTCTCGGAGACGCCGGCAAGTTCTGGCATTCCGATCTCTCCTATAAAGAGCTGCCGAGTCTCGGCTCGATGCTGCACGCCCAAGAGCTGCCGGCCGAGGGCGGCGACACGCTGTTTGCCGACATGCACAAAGCCTGGGACGACTTGCCCGCTGCGTTGCGCACCGCGGTCGAAGGACGTTGCGCTGCGCATTCCTATACCGCGCGCTACAGCGAAACCAAGTTCGAGGGTAACTGGCGCCCGACCCTGACTCCTGAACAGTTGGCTCAGGTCGCCGAAGTGGTGCACCCGGTAGTGCGCACTCATCCGGAAAACGGCCGCAAGGCCTTGTTCGTCAGCGAAGGCTTCACCACGCGAATTGTCGGTCTGCCGGAAGACGAAAGTCGTCAGTTGCTCGGCGAACTCTTCGCCCACAGCGTGCTGCCGCAAAACATCTACCGCCATCAGTGGGAACCGCATGATCTGGTGTTCTGGGACAACCGCTCGCTGATCCACCTCGCCGCCGGCTGCCCCGCGCATCTGCGCCGCAAGCTGTATCGCACGACCATCCAGGGCGACGCGCCTTTCTGA
- a CDS encoding HlyD family type I secretion periplasmic adaptor subunit, which yields MLLKSGVKESIRRYFKGSASLQGQPLPEVNKALIEDAPRVVRLTIWAIIGFFVFLMLWANFAVIDEVTKGDGKAIPSSKIQKIQNLEGGIVSELFVKEGQIVEAGAPLIRLDDTRFASNVGETEADRLSMLLRVERLSAEVDDRPLNFPEDVLKAVPGQAKSEESLYISRRQQLHDEIGGLQEQLIQRQQELREFSSKQAQYRQQLGLQRQEINMSEPLVAQGAVSPVEVLRLKRAEVETRGQLDATTLAIPRAESAIKEVQRKIDETRGKFRSEALTQLNEARTDLNKAQATGKALEDRVSRTLVTSPVRGIVNKLLVNTIGGVIQPGSDMVEIVPLDDTLLVEAKIRPQDIAFLHPGQEAIVKFTAYDYTIYGGLKAQLEQIGADTITDEDKKTTYYVIKVRTERSHLGTDEKPLLIIPGMVASVDIITGKKSVLSYLLKPIIRARAEALHER from the coding sequence GTGTTGCTTAAATCCGGTGTCAAGGAGTCGATCCGTCGCTACTTCAAGGGCTCTGCCTCGCTGCAGGGCCAGCCGCTGCCAGAGGTCAACAAGGCGCTGATCGAAGACGCCCCGCGCGTCGTGCGCCTGACCATCTGGGCGATCATCGGCTTCTTCGTGTTCCTCATGCTCTGGGCCAACTTTGCCGTAATCGACGAAGTGACCAAGGGCGACGGCAAGGCGATTCCGTCTTCCAAGATCCAGAAAATCCAGAACCTGGAGGGCGGTATCGTCTCCGAGCTGTTCGTCAAGGAAGGCCAGATCGTCGAGGCCGGCGCGCCGCTGATTCGTCTCGACGACACACGTTTTGCCTCCAACGTCGGCGAAACCGAGGCTGATCGCCTGTCGATGCTGCTGCGGGTCGAGCGTCTGAGCGCGGAAGTCGATGATCGTCCGCTGAATTTCCCCGAGGACGTGCTCAAAGCCGTGCCGGGCCAGGCGAAAAGCGAAGAGTCGCTGTACATCAGCCGCCGTCAGCAGTTGCACGATGAAATCGGCGGCTTGCAGGAGCAGTTGATCCAGCGCCAGCAAGAGCTGCGTGAGTTCAGCTCCAAGCAGGCGCAGTACCGTCAGCAACTCGGCTTGCAGCGTCAGGAAATCAACATGTCCGAGCCGCTGGTGGCGCAGGGCGCGGTCTCGCCGGTGGAAGTGTTGCGTCTCAAGCGTGCTGAAGTGGAAACCCGTGGTCAGCTCGACGCGACCACGCTGGCCATCCCGCGCGCGGAATCGGCGATAAAGGAAGTGCAGCGCAAGATCGACGAAACCCGCGGCAAATTCCGCAGCGAAGCGCTGACCCAACTCAACGAAGCGCGCACCGATCTGAACAAGGCCCAGGCCACCGGCAAGGCGCTGGAAGACCGCGTCAGCCGTACGCTGGTTACCTCACCCGTGCGGGGTATCGTCAACAAGTTGCTGGTCAACACTATCGGCGGTGTGATCCAGCCGGGCAGCGATATGGTCGAAATCGTGCCGCTGGACGACACCCTGCTGGTCGAAGCCAAGATCCGCCCGCAGGACATTGCGTTCCTGCATCCGGGACAGGAAGCGATCGTCAAATTCACCGCCTATGACTACACCATTTACGGCGGTCTGAAGGCGCAGCTGGAGCAGATCGGTGCGGATACCATCACCGACGAAGACAAGAAAACCACTTACTACGTGATCAAAGTGCGCACCGAGCGCAGCCATCTGGGCACGGATGAAAAGCCACTGCTGATCATCCCGGGGATGGTCGCTTCGGTGGATATCATCACTGGCAAGAAGTCGGTGTTGAGCTATTTGCTCAAGCCGATTATCCGGGCGCGGGCTGAGGCGTTGCACGAGCGCTAG
- a CDS encoding type I secretion system permease/ATPase: MESEVSRVQLSHDPRALHDDPLLDGLLALCMLHQKPASAAMLTTGLPLPKQRLSIELLPRAAARAGLQGRVLQRKLEEIPAIAMPALLLLKDGRSAVLLGWQGDNEARVLLSESDGGESVVSRELLSDDYTGKVFFAQPQHKFDVNHGTLIPRARSWFRDTLKRSRWLYADAIAASFLINIIAMAAPLFVMNVYDRVVPNQAEATLWVLALGITGAYIFDLILKSLRSLCLDLAGKKTDLIISATLFERIVGMAMKYRPARVGSFAQNIHEFQSLRDFLASLTLTSLIDLPFTILIFIVIAILGGHLVWIPVLAFPIALLIGYALQKPLIATMERTMALGAERQSSLIETLAGLDAVKVNNAESERQYQWEQTIGTLSRLELRVKMLSGLAMNITLLIQQLAGVIMIVFGVYQIIAGNLSMGGLIACYMLSGRALSPLASLSGLLTRYQQARVTMTSVDQMMELPQERNFEERPLSRKVLQGAIECRQLSFTYPDQQNPALKNINLVIRPGEKIGIIGRSGSGKSSLAKLLVGLYQPDDGALLVDGVDIRQIDVSELRYNIGYVPQDIQLLSGTLRDNLVSGARYVEDELVLQAAELAGVHEFARLHPQGYELQVGERGQNLSGGQRQNVALARSLLLNPPILLMDEPTSAMDNTGEERLKQRLAAVIENKTVVLVTHRASLLSLVDRLLVIDRGQILADGPKAAVMEALKKGQISVA, translated from the coding sequence GTGGAATCAGAAGTCAGTCGAGTTCAACTCAGCCATGATCCACGCGCGTTGCATGACGATCCGTTGCTGGATGGTCTGCTCGCCCTGTGCATGCTGCACCAGAAGCCTGCCAGCGCGGCGATGCTGACCACCGGCCTGCCGTTGCCCAAACAACGTTTGAGTATCGAGTTGCTGCCGCGCGCAGCAGCTCGTGCCGGCCTGCAGGGGCGGGTGTTGCAGCGCAAGCTCGAAGAAATTCCGGCGATCGCCATGCCCGCGCTGTTGCTGCTCAAGGATGGCCGCAGTGCCGTCCTGCTCGGCTGGCAGGGCGACAACGAAGCACGCGTACTGCTCAGCGAAAGCGACGGCGGCGAGTCGGTGGTCAGCCGCGAACTGCTGAGCGACGATTACACCGGCAAAGTGTTCTTCGCCCAGCCGCAGCACAAATTCGACGTCAACCACGGCACGCTGATCCCGCGCGCACGCTCGTGGTTCCGTGACACCCTCAAGCGTTCGCGCTGGCTGTACGCCGATGCGATCGCCGCCAGTTTTCTGATCAACATCATCGCCATGGCCGCGCCGCTGTTCGTGATGAACGTCTACGACCGCGTGGTACCGAACCAGGCCGAAGCAACCCTGTGGGTGCTGGCGCTGGGCATCACCGGCGCTTACATCTTCGACTTGATCCTCAAGAGCCTGCGCAGCCTGTGTCTGGATCTGGCCGGGAAGAAAACCGACCTGATCATCTCCGCCACACTGTTCGAGCGCATTGTCGGCATGGCGATGAAATACCGCCCGGCGCGGGTCGGCAGTTTTGCCCAGAACATCCATGAGTTTCAAAGCCTGCGCGACTTTCTCGCCTCGCTGACCCTGACCAGCCTGATCGACCTGCCGTTTACCATTCTGATTTTCATCGTCATCGCCATTCTCGGCGGGCATCTGGTGTGGATTCCGGTGCTGGCGTTCCCGATTGCCCTGCTGATCGGCTACGCCTTGCAGAAGCCACTGATCGCGACCATGGAGCGCACCATGGCGCTGGGCGCCGAGCGCCAGTCGAGCCTGATCGAAACCCTCGCCGGGCTGGACGCGGTCAAGGTCAACAACGCCGAAAGCGAGCGCCAGTATCAGTGGGAGCAGACCATCGGCACCCTCAGCCGTCTTGAGCTGCGAGTGAAAATGCTTTCTGGCTTGGCGATGAACATCACCTTGCTGATCCAGCAACTGGCCGGGGTGATCATGATCGTCTTCGGCGTGTACCAGATCATCGCCGGCAACCTGAGCATGGGCGGGCTGATCGCCTGCTACATGCTCAGTGGCCGCGCCCTCAGCCCGCTGGCGTCGCTGTCCGGCCTGCTCACGCGCTATCAACAGGCGCGGGTGACCATGACCTCGGTCGACCAGATGATGGAGCTGCCCCAGGAACGCAACTTCGAGGAGCGCCCGCTGAGCCGCAAGGTGCTGCAGGGTGCGATCGAATGCCGTCAGCTCAGCTTCACCTACCCGGACCAGCAGAACCCGGCGCTGAAGAACATCAACCTGGTGATCCGTCCCGGCGAGAAGATCGGCATCATCGGCCGCAGCGGTTCGGGCAAGAGTTCGCTGGCGAAACTGCTGGTGGGCCTGTACCAACCGGACGACGGTGCCTTGCTGGTCGACGGCGTGGACATCCGCCAGATCGATGTCAGCGAACTGCGCTACAACATCGGCTACGTGCCGCAGGACATTCAGCTGCTGTCCGGCACCCTGCGTGACAACCTGGTGTCCGGCGCGCGTTACGTCGAAGACGAGCTGGTGCTGCAAGCCGCCGAACTGGCCGGCGTCCACGAATTCGCCCGTCTGCACCCGCAAGGCTACGAGCTGCAAGTCGGCGAGCGTGGGCAGAACCTTTCCGGCGGCCAGCGGCAGAACGTCGCCCTGGCCCGGTCGCTGTTGCTCAATCCGCCGATTCTGCTGATGGATGAGCCAACCAGTGCGATGGACAACACCGGCGAAGAACGCCTCAAGCAACGCCTCGCAGCAGTGATTGAAAACAAGACCGTGGTGCTGGTGACGCACCGGGCATCGCTGTTGTCGCTGGTCGATCGCCTGCTGGTGATCGATCGCGGGCAGATTCTCGCCGACGGCCCGAAAGCCGCCGTGATGGAAGCGTTGAAGAAGGGGCAGATCAGTGTTGCTTAA